The Setaria viridis chromosome 6, Setaria_viridis_v4.0, whole genome shotgun sequence genome contains a region encoding:
- the LOC117862137 gene encoding protein ENHANCED DOWNY MILDEW 2: MMSSDDDDAEPRLRAVQGYYFVDDDDALVSFDVLPFQFDAAEEVPSFKKDVYLRGLADGGLQNVYKQVVAWKLGLDGDSPEITVLCTEGSWIALLKPRPSYEETVRSVLVTVEMLHFVRRSPTASEENIWGYLRRVFDKYEVKPSDDDIRDHVRLIKLFSERDPAIAKSQTLQLFIKEESMEKIDEAGSNDLDNKQPFVVDDKEREEVVEDNNKHEPSNDDDEEDEDDGDLFDSVCAICDNGGELLCCEGSCMRSFHAKLGDGEDSYCATLGYTKAEVKAIKNFLCKNCEYKQHQCFVCGELEPSDGTNAKVFLCNNATCGHFYHPKCVAQLLHPNNKNEALELEKSIVAGISFTCPVHWCFQCKGLEDRTQEPLQFAVCRRCPRSYHRKCLPMEISFEDNDAEGIITRAWELSKRILIYCLDHDMDIDIGTPSRDHLKFPHISKPLDSVKKKVKELAEKKKRTSDYLYVNEPMQKSSRRVGMKGSFDQSGFEPEKKKAKNLKGMIQPEEPVVKRAALVSSLKHLKEEEQELESLSSLATGKTPQSSFPVIDGDTEKRVLALVEKEVCSLTLDDISRRCAIPSTYKTSGRQIDKIIARGKLERSIQAVQAALQKLEHGGTIDDAKAVCEAEVLRQLTRWNNKLRVYLAPFIHGMRYTSFGRHFTKKEKLNEIVDKLHWYVQPGDTIVDFSCGLNDFSQFMKEKLDKVGKKCNFRNYDVIRPKNSFCFEKRDWMTVRPKELPHGSKLIMGLNPPFGSKAILANKFIDKALTFKPKLIILIVPKETERLDEKRQPYDLVWEDTGSLSGKSFYLPGSLDVTDKQMDQWNVTPPPIYLWSRPDWTQKHRRIAEEHGHSTLKNGRSGTRNETYMGENTNFIFEKQERVNGLPAEKHVEIACEEMKFALKRSDECQENQNGAHCERREEIASNTTRRIRELESTVYATKPDSDMSISPSETRNSQYKSRSDSPIHSEYPSDRMAHQDNYFSNPVHEPCTSPHERVPYEDYIRDVAEYGVASVEKHLAFSADNVGVGLRMHSPDLKELNGVNAGGPNSNLYGPASGGTGGSFYRNQNLENYPMDYSMENTVFAQRNAVTGVDVEDARMYDGRIRDNHNLSVSTATDIRAQIRMYGGHTGNDHPQTPIYPPTTDIRAHTGNDHPQTPIYPPTTDIRAQIRMYGRQSTHTSGYPGYADTQFTLTSSHGVSSLGSAGRSTMDRYTPRLHETNHATGLYGVPGNRSELTPDPLNFTSRQQYPYPHPGSFGDWHG; the protein is encoded by the exons atgaTGTCCTCGGACGATGACGACGCGGAACCCCGGCTGAGAGCGGTGCAGGGCTACTActtcgtcgacgacgacgacgcgctcgTCTCCTTCGACGTGCTGCCGTTCCAGTTCGACGCCGCCGAGGAGGTCCCCTCCTTCAAGAAGGACGTGTACCTGCGCGGCCTGGCGGACGGCGGCCTCCAGAACGTCTACaagcaggtggtggcgtggaAGCTCGGCCTCGACGGCGACTCGCCCGAGATCACCGTGCTCTGCACGGAGGGCAGCTGGATTGCCCTGCTCAAGCCGAGGCCGAGCTACGAGGAGACTGTCCGCTCCGTGCTGGTCACTGTGGAGATGCTTCACTTTGTTCGGAGGAGCCCCACAGCCTCTGAGGAGAATATTTGGGGTTACCTCCGCCGAGTTTTTGA TAAATATGAGGTTAAGCCCTCAGATGATGACATTAGGGATCATGTACGGCTAATAAAACTGTTTTCTGAGAGAGACCCTGCTATAGCAAAATCACAG ACTTTGCAACTATTCATTAAAGAGGAATCTATGGAGAAGATTGACGAG GCTGGCTCAAATGATCTGGACAATAAACAACCATTTGTTGTTGATGATAAAGAAAGGGAGGAGGTAGTTGAAGATAACAATAAGCATGAGCCTAGtaacgatgatgatgaagaggatgaggatgatggaGATTTGTTTGATTCAGTTTGTGCTATCTGTGACAATGGAGGGGAGCTCTTATG CTGTGAAGGTTCATGCATGAGATCCTTCCATGCAAAATTAGGAGATGGTGAAGATTCTTACTGTGCAACATTGGGGTACACAAAGGCAGAAGTTAAG GCTATAAAAAATTTCCTGTGCAAGAATTGCGAGTATAAGCAGCACCAGTGTTTTGTCTGTGGAGAGTTGGAGCCTTCAGATGGAACAAATGCGAAG GTGTTTCTTTGCAATAACGCAACATGTGGGCACTTTTACCACCCCAAGTGTGTTGCGCAACTACTTCATCCTAACAACAAGAATGAAgccttggagttggagaaaaGTATTGTGGCTGGGATTTCATTCACATGCCCTGTGCATTGGTGCTTTCAGTGTAAAGGCCTAGAGGATAGGACTCAAGAGCCGCTGCAGTTTGCTGTTTGCAGACGTTGCCCAAGATCTTACCACAGAAAATGTTTGCCAAT GGAAATTTCATTTGAAGACAATGATGCTGAGGGCATCATAACGCGAGCTTGGGAACTTTCAAAGAGAATTCTTATCTACTGCCT GGACCATGATATGGACATTGATATTGGAACACCATCCAGAGATCACTTAAAATTTCCTCATATTTCAAAGCCACTGGATTCTGTAAAGAAGAAAGTTAAGGAACTAGCCGAGAAGAAAAAGAGGACTTCTGACTACTTGTATGTTAATGAACCTATGCAGAAATCTTCAAGAAGGGTTGGTATGAAGGGTTCATTTGACCAATCTGGTTTTGAACCTGAGAAGAAAAAAGCTAAAAACCTCAAAGGAATGATACAGCCTGAAGAACCTGTGGTCAAGCGTGCTGCTCTTGTAAGTAGTCTAAAACATCTGAAGGAAGAGGAGCAAGAGTTGGAGAGTTTGTCTTCACTGGCAACAGGGAAAACACCCCAGAGCTCATTTCCTGTTATTGATGGTGATACTGAGAAGAG GGTGCTAGCTTTGGTAGAAAAGGAGGTCTGTTCCTTGACATTGGACGATATCTCTCGACGGTGTGCCATCCCTTCAACTTATAAAACCTCCGGCAGGCAGATTGACAAAATCATTGCACGGGGCAAGCTTGAGCGTTCTATTCAG GCTGTACAAGCTGCTTTACAAAAACTGGAACACGGAGGTACCATTGATGATGCTAAAGCAGTATGTGAAGCTGAAGTCTTGAGGCAGTTAACAAGGTGGAAT AATAAGCTCAGAGTGTACCTTGCACCTTTCATTCATGGTATGCGCTACACTTCGTTTGGTCGGCATTTCACAAAGAAGGAGAAACTCAATGAG ATTGTTGATAAACTTCATTGGTATGTTCAACCTGGCGACACG ATTGTGGATTTCTCTTGTGGTCTAAATGACTTCAGTCAGTTTATGAAAGAAAAGCTTGATAAAGTTGGCAAAAAATGCAACTTCAGGAATTATGATGTTATTCGACCAAAG AATTCTTTCTGTTTTGAAAAGAGGGACTGGATGACTGTGCGTCCAAAAGAACTACCACATGGTTCTAAACTA ATCATGGGCCTTAATCCTCCTTTTGGATCAAAAGCAATCCTTGCAAACAAATTCATTGACAAGGCGCTTACTTTCAAGCCAAAGCTCATTATACTAATTGTTCCTAAGGAAACTGAAAG GTTGGATGAAAAGCGGCAGCCTTATGATTTGGTGTGGGAGGATACTGGAAGTCTTTCTGGAAAG TCATTCTATTTACCCGGTTCATTGGATGTGACTGACAAACAAATGGACCAATGGAATGTAACCCCACCCCCAATCTATTTGTGGAGCCGTCCTGATTGGACACAGAAGCACAGGAGAATAGCTGAGGAGCATGGTCACTCTACATTGAAG AATGGCAGATCTGGGACTAGGAATGAAACCTACATGGGTGAGAACACAAACTTCATCTTTGAGAAACAAGAACGAGTAAATGGACTCCCTGCAGAAAAACATGTAGAAATTGCATGTGAGGAAATGAAGTTTGCTTTGAAAAGAAGTGATGAATGTCAAGAAAATCAAAATGGTGCTCATTgtgaaagaagagaagaaatagCCTCAAATACCACCAGGAGGATAAGGGAATTGGAGAGTACAGTATATGCTACAAAACCAGATTCGGACATGAGCATCTCACCCTCTGAGACTAGGAATTCTCAGTACAAATCGAGGAGTGATTCTCCAATTCATAGTGAATACCCCTCTGATAGAATGGCACATCAGGACAATTATTTCAGTAATCCTGTTCATGAGCCCTGCACATCTCCCCATGAGAGGGTACCCTATGAGGACTACATTAGAGATGTTGCTGAGTATGGAGTTGCATCTGTAGAAAAGCACCTTGCCTTTTCTGCTGATAACGTTGGTGTTGGCTTGAGGATGCACAGTCCTGATCTCAAAGAACTGAATGGGGTTAATGCTGGTGGTCCAAATAGTAATTTATACGGTCCAGCGTCTGGTGGAACTGGTGGCAGCTTTTACAGGAACCAGAACTTAGAAAACTACCCAATGGATTACAGCATGGAGAATACTGTCTTTGCTCAAAGGAATGCTGTTACTGGTGTAGACGTGGAGGATGCAAGAATGTATGATGGACGCATCAGGGACAACCATAACCTATCAGTGTCCACTGCCACTGATATTCGAGCACAGATAAGAATGTATGGTGGGCACACAGGGAATGATCATCCCCAGACACCCATTTACCCTCCTACCACTGATATTCGAGCACACACAGGGAATGATCATCCCCAGACACCCATTTACCCTCCTACCACTGATATTCGAGCACAAATAAGAATGTACGGACGACAGAGCACACATACAAGTGGATACCCTGGATATGCAGACACACAGTTTACTTTAACTTCCTCCCATGGAGTTTCGTCTTTGGGTTCAGCAGGGAGGTCCACCATGGACAGATATACTCCCCGCCTTCATGAAACAAACCATGCAACAGGCCTGTACGGTGTTCCTGGCAATAGAAGCGAATTGACACCAGATCCTTTGAACTTCACCTCTCGGCAGCAGTATCCATACCCACATCCCGGCTCTTTCGGTGACTGGCATGGCTAG
- the LOC117861367 gene encoding uncharacterized protein — MFGTQIRDVADDFNPSRRRTLWNTPNKSMPTTTHTIRYNTGKKNLFNPHLMSVKFEDLYGFMVEGNVDDVNVLNEVRERIREQGRVWWALEANKGANWYLQPKISSNEGMISVTSLKLSVLTNTITLRRLIRKGVPPVLRPKVWLSVSGAAKKRSTVPETYYDELIRATEGKTTPATRQIDHDLPRTFPCHPWLNSEEGQASLRRVLVGYSFRDSEVGYCQGLNYVAALLLLVMKKEEDAFWMLAVLLENVLVSDCYTDTLSGCHVEQRVFKDLLAKKCPRIASHLEAMGFDVSLVATEWFLCLFSKSLPSETTLRVWDVLFNEGAKVLFHVALAIFKMREDDLLRIQHIGDVIDILQTTTHHLYDPDELLTFAFDKIGSMTTNTITKERKKQETVVMAELDQRIRRLTSLKMDG, encoded by the exons atgtttgggacccAAATTAGGGATGTGGCAGATGATTTCAACCCCAGTAGGAGGAGGACATTGTGGAACACACCCAACAAATCGATGCCCACCACCACCCACACCATCAGGTACAACACAGGCAAGAAAAACCTGTTCAACCCACATCTCATGTCTGTCAAGTTTGAGGACCTGTACGGGTTCATGGTGGAGGGCAATGTGGATGATGTCAATGTGCTGAACGAGGTAAGGGAAAGAATCAGGGAACAAGGGAGGGTGTGGTGGGCTCTGGAGGCAAACAAGGGTGCAAATTGGTACCTCCAACCAAAGATATCTTCGAATGAGGGGATGATTAGCGTCACGTCACTTAAGCTATCAGTGCTCACAAATACTATTACACTAAGGAGGTTGATCAGAAAGGGTGTGCCGCCAGTGCTGAGGCCAAAGGTGTGGTTATCTGTGTCAGGAGCAGCCAAGAAGCGATCAACAGTGCCAGAGACATACTACGATGAGCTGATCCGGGCCACGGAAGGGAAGACGACGCCAGCCACAAGGCAAATCGACCAT GATCTTCCTCGGACTTTCCCTTGCCATCCTTGGTTGAACAGTGAGGAAGGCCAGGCATCTCTTCGACGAGTACTTGTAGGGTACTCATTCCGTGATTCAGAAGTTGGATATTGCCAG GGCCTAAACTATGTAGCTGCACTCTTGTTGCTCGTGAtgaagaaagaggaagatgcATTTTGGATGCTTGCTGTACTCCTTGAGAATGTACTTGTCAGCGATTGCTATACTGACACTCTTTCTGGATGTCATGTTGAGCAGAGGGTGTTCAAAGATCTCCTGGCTAAGAAATGCCCAAG GATTGCTTCTCATCTTGAAGCAATGGGGTTTGATGTTTCACTTGTTGCAACAGAATGGTTCTTGTGCCTCTTTTCAAAGAGCCTGCCTTCAGAG ACAACCCTTCGGGTGTGGGATGTTTTATTCAACGAAGGAGCAAAGGTTTTGTTCCATGTTGCTCTGGCAATTTTCAAG ATGAGAGAAGATGATCTACTACGCATCCAACATATAGGTGACGTGATTGATATTTTGCAAACAACCACTCATCATCTATATGACCCTGATGAACTACTCACG TTCGCATTTGACAAGATTGGTTCAATGACAACAAACACAATCACAAAGGAGAGGAAAAAGCAGGAGACAGTTGTCATGGCTGAGCTTGATCAAAGGATAAGACGGCTGACTTCACTCAAGATGGATGGATAG